The DNA region GAACACCTCATTAAACCTTAAGCTTCGTAAATGGCTGAGCTTTACCACAACATTAACTTACAACAGGTTAAACATTACAAACAGCGAAAATTTAAACCTAACCTACGGTTTAAGCCTCGATAAGTATTTTTAAGTGCAACGCTGTGCTCACCTAAGAAATCTTTGTGGAAAAAAAATAACGCATTAAAAGCTATTGGTTATCAGTAACTAACGGTTTTATTTCCATTTTTTGCCATTGCACACTTTAAAGAAGTGAAAGCCATGTAGTAATTTTGTGGCTATGGCAAATACAAACGTTAGAAAATCGATCCAAAATAAAATAGAATCCTTAGGTAAAGAAATTGAAGCCCTGCAAGCCGAATTGAAAAAGTGGGAGAAAATTGCTGCTGATTATGAAACCAATTCAGAAAGCATCGATTTAATTTTATCAATCCAGCTTCCCGAAAAAGCAGAAACTAAATCAAAAAGAGCAAAAATTCAAAGCAATTAATCAGGTCATCGCATCCTTGCCCACACAGAGCACCCTTTTTTAGTGCTGGGGTTTTGGCGTTCTGCGTTTCATAGCTTGGAGATTTGCTTCGTAGCTGCTCCGCGGTCTTCGCTATGCTACCATTAACGTTTTTCGAAACAATCTAAAAATCGTCATTTCGACCGAAGTGGAGAAATCTTTGAACCTTGCATAAAGATTTCTCGGCTGCGCTCGAAATGACGAGCCTTTTTAGGAGCATTCTTCTAAAAAAGAACGTCATACCATATTGATTTTTTTTAACAAAAATTAAAACTCAGAATGACAGCATTGAAACCTGTTACCTTAACTCCTCTGTTTTTCTAAAACTTACCTCTGAGGATGACCGTTAATCGCTGGCGCTTGATGGGTACCTTAACTGCACACCGTCCGTTTTAATCATTTAAAAACTATTTCAAATTGGTGTTGTTTCCCTTAATATAACAAAAACCAATAAATATGAAAAAGTTAATTTATGTAATGGCCGTTTCATTATCGGCGCTAACATTTCAGGCATGTAACGGAGGCAATAAAGACGCCAAGGAAACTGCCGACAGTTTAAATATGGCTAAAGATACCTCATCGAGCACAGCCTCAACCGGTGGTATTGCGGTAGATGAGGGCGACTCGAAATTTGCAACTGAGGCCGCCGTAAGCGGAATGGCCGAAGTAGAACTAGGCAAATTAGCGCTTGAAAAAGGCACTAGCCAACAAGTAAAAGATTTTGCCAGTATGATGGTTAAAGACCACGGAATGGCAAATACCGAATTGATGACACTTGCTCAGCAAAAAAACATTACGCTTCCGAGCACTGTTGATGAGGAGCACAAAAAGAAAATGGATGATTTAAGCAAAAAAACTGGTGCCGATTTTGATAAGGCCTATGTTGATGCGATGGTGAGCGGTCATAAATCGACTTTAAAATTAATGGAAGATGAAGCGAGAGACGGAAAAGACGCCGACCTTAAGGCCTTCGCCAGCAAAACCGCTCCGATTGTTCAGGGTCACCTGACCACAAT from Pedobacter endophyticus includes:
- a CDS encoding DUF4142 domain-containing protein produces the protein MKKLIYVMAVSLSALTFQACNGGNKDAKETADSLNMAKDTSSSTASTGGIAVDEGDSKFATEAAVSGMAEVELGKLALEKGTSQQVKDFASMMVKDHGMANTELMTLAQQKNITLPSTVDEEHKKKMDDLSKKTGADFDKAYVDAMVSGHKSTLKLMEDEARDGKDADLKAFASKTAPIVQGHLTTINKIDDSMK